A window of Cryptomeria japonica chromosome 3, Sugi_1.0, whole genome shotgun sequence contains these coding sequences:
- the LOC131044705 gene encoding ureide permease 1 isoform X2 → MYVVEDKGEAIAFMLAALFFLGTWPAVMTLLERRGRLPQHTYLDYSITNLLAAVIIALTFGQIGSSTHDMPNFFTQLSQNNGPSIGFAMIGGLVLSLGNLATQYAWAFVGLSVTEVVSSSITVVVGTTMNYFLDDRINRADILFSGVGCFLIAVCLGSAVHASNAADNEKKLDASSIVSLERMKYTGTEETQYGNLRDQHSMVDEEIGRNVHQDNSVKSNNAKAGSADFLKEVEKRRSIKVMGANAYFGLGIVFFSGICFSLFSPAFNLATNDQWHTLKSGVPHLVVYTAFFYFSISCFVIAIILNIIFLYRPILGLPKSSFTAYLSDWQGRHWALLAGFLCGFGNGFQFMGGQAAGYAAADSVQALPLVSTFWGILLFGEYRRSSRKTYSLLGGMLFMFVVAVGVLMASSGKRKTS, encoded by the exons ATGTATGTGGTGGAGGACAAGGGAGAGGCAATAGCATTCATGCTGGCTGCCCTCTTCTTCTTGGGTACATGGCCTGCTGTCATGACTCTTCTGGAGAGACGAGGTCGTCTTCCCCAGCATACCTATCTTGATTATTCAATCACCAATCTGCTTGCAGCTGTTATCATTGCCTTAACATTTGGCCAGATTGGCAGCAGTACTCATGACATGCCCAATTTCTTCACTCAGCTCAGCCAG AATAATGGTCCTTCTATAGGGTTTGCAATGATTGGTGGATTAGTATTGAGCCTTGGAAATTTGGCTACACAATACGCTTGGGCATTTGTTGGTCTTTCTGTGACAGAGGTGGTCTCTTCAAGCATAACCGTAGTAGTTG GTACGACAATGAATTATTTTTTAGATGACCGTATCAACAGagctgatattctcttctctggaGTAGGATGCTTCCTAATTGCAGTTTGCTTAGGCTCTGCTGTTCATGCCTCAAATGCAGCTGATAATGAAAAAAAGCTAGATGCCTCATCTATTGTGTCCCTCGAGAGGATGAA GTATACGGGAACAGAAGAAACCCAATATGGGAATCTGAGGGATCAAC ATAGCATGGTTGACGAGGAGATAGGGAGAAATGTCCATCAAGACAATTCAGTCAAGTCGAACAATGCCAAAGCCGGAAGTGCAGATTTCCTGAAAGAAGTTGAGAAGAGAAGATCCATCAAG GTCATGGGCGCAAATGCATATTTTGGGCTTGGGATTGTGTTCTTTTCAGGCATTTGCTTCTCTCTTTTTTCACCTGCATTCAACTTGGCAACAAATGACCAGTGGCACACATTGAAATCTGGAGTACCTCACTTGGTTGTTTATACAGCGTTCTTCTATTTTTCAATCTCTTGCTTTGTAATTGCAATCATTCTAAACATCATATTCCTTTATCGACCGATACTAGGATTACCCAAATCCTCCTTCACTGCCTATTTATCAGATTGGCAAGGTCGTCATTGGGCTCTACTAGCAGGTTTTTTATGTGGGTTTGGCAACGGTTTTCAGTTCATGGGGGGTCAAGCAGCAGGATATGCGGCTGCAGATTCTGTCCAG GCATTACCCCTTGTGAGCACATTTTGGGGTATTTTACTTTTTGGAGAATATCGCCGTTCATCCAGAAAAACATATTCGTTGCTGGGCGGCATGTTATTTATGTTTGTTGTAGCTGTGGGCGTCCTTATGGCCTCCTCTGGAAAAAGAAAAACCAGTTGA
- the LOC131044705 gene encoding ureide permease 1 isoform X1, with protein MYVVEDKGEAIAFMLAALFFLGTWPAVMTLLERRGRLPQHTYLDYSITNLLAAVIIALTFGQIGSSTHDMPNFFTQLSQNNGPSIGFAMIGGLVLSLGNLATQYAWAFVGLSVTEVVSSSITVVVGTTMNYFLDDRINRADILFSGVGCFLIAVCLGSAVHASNAADNEKKLDASSIVSLERMKYTGTEETQYGNLRDQRNDSMVDEEIGRNVHQDNSVKSNNAKAGSADFLKEVEKRRSIKVMGANAYFGLGIVFFSGICFSLFSPAFNLATNDQWHTLKSGVPHLVVYTAFFYFSISCFVIAIILNIIFLYRPILGLPKSSFTAYLSDWQGRHWALLAGFLCGFGNGFQFMGGQAAGYAAADSVQALPLVSTFWGILLFGEYRRSSRKTYSLLGGMLFMFVVAVGVLMASSGKRKTS; from the exons ATGTATGTGGTGGAGGACAAGGGAGAGGCAATAGCATTCATGCTGGCTGCCCTCTTCTTCTTGGGTACATGGCCTGCTGTCATGACTCTTCTGGAGAGACGAGGTCGTCTTCCCCAGCATACCTATCTTGATTATTCAATCACCAATCTGCTTGCAGCTGTTATCATTGCCTTAACATTTGGCCAGATTGGCAGCAGTACTCATGACATGCCCAATTTCTTCACTCAGCTCAGCCAG AATAATGGTCCTTCTATAGGGTTTGCAATGATTGGTGGATTAGTATTGAGCCTTGGAAATTTGGCTACACAATACGCTTGGGCATTTGTTGGTCTTTCTGTGACAGAGGTGGTCTCTTCAAGCATAACCGTAGTAGTTG GTACGACAATGAATTATTTTTTAGATGACCGTATCAACAGagctgatattctcttctctggaGTAGGATGCTTCCTAATTGCAGTTTGCTTAGGCTCTGCTGTTCATGCCTCAAATGCAGCTGATAATGAAAAAAAGCTAGATGCCTCATCTATTGTGTCCCTCGAGAGGATGAA GTATACGGGAACAGAAGAAACCCAATATGGGAATCTGAGGGATCAACGTAATG ATAGCATGGTTGACGAGGAGATAGGGAGAAATGTCCATCAAGACAATTCAGTCAAGTCGAACAATGCCAAAGCCGGAAGTGCAGATTTCCTGAAAGAAGTTGAGAAGAGAAGATCCATCAAG GTCATGGGCGCAAATGCATATTTTGGGCTTGGGATTGTGTTCTTTTCAGGCATTTGCTTCTCTCTTTTTTCACCTGCATTCAACTTGGCAACAAATGACCAGTGGCACACATTGAAATCTGGAGTACCTCACTTGGTTGTTTATACAGCGTTCTTCTATTTTTCAATCTCTTGCTTTGTAATTGCAATCATTCTAAACATCATATTCCTTTATCGACCGATACTAGGATTACCCAAATCCTCCTTCACTGCCTATTTATCAGATTGGCAAGGTCGTCATTGGGCTCTACTAGCAGGTTTTTTATGTGGGTTTGGCAACGGTTTTCAGTTCATGGGGGGTCAAGCAGCAGGATATGCGGCTGCAGATTCTGTCCAG GCATTACCCCTTGTGAGCACATTTTGGGGTATTTTACTTTTTGGAGAATATCGCCGTTCATCCAGAAAAACATATTCGTTGCTGGGCGGCATGTTATTTATGTTTGTTGTAGCTGTGGGCGTCCTTATGGCCTCCTCTGGAAAAAGAAAAACCAGTTGA
- the LOC131044705 gene encoding ureide permease 1 isoform X3, producing MTCPISSLSSASIMQNNGPSIGFAMIGGLVLSLGNLATQYAWAFVGLSVTEVVSSSITVVVGTTMNYFLDDRINRADILFSGVGCFLIAVCLGSAVHASNAADNEKKLDASSIVSLERMKYTGTEETQYGNLRDQRNDSMVDEEIGRNVHQDNSVKSNNAKAGSADFLKEVEKRRSIKVMGANAYFGLGIVFFSGICFSLFSPAFNLATNDQWHTLKSGVPHLVVYTAFFYFSISCFVIAIILNIIFLYRPILGLPKSSFTAYLSDWQGRHWALLAGFLCGFGNGFQFMGGQAAGYAAADSVQALPLVSTFWGILLFGEYRRSSRKTYSLLGGMLFMFVVAVGVLMASSGKRKTS from the exons ATGACATGCCCAATTTCTTCACTCAGCTCAGCCAG TATTATGCAGAATAATGGTCCTTCTATAGGGTTTGCAATGATTGGTGGATTAGTATTGAGCCTTGGAAATTTGGCTACACAATACGCTTGGGCATTTGTTGGTCTTTCTGTGACAGAGGTGGTCTCTTCAAGCATAACCGTAGTAGTTG GTACGACAATGAATTATTTTTTAGATGACCGTATCAACAGagctgatattctcttctctggaGTAGGATGCTTCCTAATTGCAGTTTGCTTAGGCTCTGCTGTTCATGCCTCAAATGCAGCTGATAATGAAAAAAAGCTAGATGCCTCATCTATTGTGTCCCTCGAGAGGATGAA GTATACGGGAACAGAAGAAACCCAATATGGGAATCTGAGGGATCAACGTAATG ATAGCATGGTTGACGAGGAGATAGGGAGAAATGTCCATCAAGACAATTCAGTCAAGTCGAACAATGCCAAAGCCGGAAGTGCAGATTTCCTGAAAGAAGTTGAGAAGAGAAGATCCATCAAG GTCATGGGCGCAAATGCATATTTTGGGCTTGGGATTGTGTTCTTTTCAGGCATTTGCTTCTCTCTTTTTTCACCTGCATTCAACTTGGCAACAAATGACCAGTGGCACACATTGAAATCTGGAGTACCTCACTTGGTTGTTTATACAGCGTTCTTCTATTTTTCAATCTCTTGCTTTGTAATTGCAATCATTCTAAACATCATATTCCTTTATCGACCGATACTAGGATTACCCAAATCCTCCTTCACTGCCTATTTATCAGATTGGCAAGGTCGTCATTGGGCTCTACTAGCAGGTTTTTTATGTGGGTTTGGCAACGGTTTTCAGTTCATGGGGGGTCAAGCAGCAGGATATGCGGCTGCAGATTCTGTCCAG GCATTACCCCTTGTGAGCACATTTTGGGGTATTTTACTTTTTGGAGAATATCGCCGTTCATCCAGAAAAACATATTCGTTGCTGGGCGGCATGTTATTTATGTTTGTTGTAGCTGTGGGCGTCCTTATGGCCTCCTCTGGAAAAAGAAAAACCAGTTGA